The following are encoded together in the Montipora foliosa isolate CH-2021 chromosome 12, ASM3666993v2, whole genome shotgun sequence genome:
- the LOC137978944 gene encoding zinc finger protein 76-like isoform X1 codes for MDLSEDQGPLGNINSATFSASSEVLSEGTGSLMTCTSDDCTDVDAKQGLLYIQSETSAEDNQQTPVLVLPRHDSTKSPSRMFQCDYAECGRTFTTAAHLRYHTRTHTGEKPYSCSHEGCGRNFTSSGYLRYHQCTHSGKKTFKCQHPGCDRVFAWPAHMKYHLKTHTGDRAYHCSFEGCNKSFYVLQRLNVHMRVHTGERPYTCKVENCRKSFTTQGNLKNHMRIHTGERPYSCPVEGCGRTFTEHSSLRKHKLIHTGEKPYICEICGKTFSQSGSRNAHQKRHTDVNKDIKNRKAPSKQLPASVIVQGDERGQHGEILSHIENIDEQAGEDEASMTPQALVYSQDDHTIVTQATGDQLVLAQPIVAKEVSIETTPIPTMSLLVQTTDDAMTTADRLAQATADVTSLAETVATQQAVIHTMLDGAAIIPTNGQSELSVVDHVLPTSNVEHMMQSVVSQHILSGHIQIPLTEELEATQEQDAGTVSHLTIDLTGFMQQTQEETSQNSDVDIAAQSCS; via the exons GTTTGTTGTATATTCAAAGTGAAACTTCTGCCGAGGATAATCAACAGACTCCAGTTCTTGTCTTGCCCAGACATGATTCTACAAA AAGCCCATCAAGAATGTTCcagtgtgattatgcagaatgTGGCAGGACATTTACTACAGCAGCCCATCTGAGGTACCACACGCGCACGCACACTGGGGAAAAGCCTTACTCTTGTTCTCATGAGGGTTGTGGCCGAAATTTCACGTCGTCTGGTTATCTCCGTTATCACCAGTGTACTCACAGTGGAAAGAAAACCTTCAAATGTCAGCATCCTGGCTGCGATCGTGTGTTTGCATGGCCAGCACACATGAAATATCACCTGAAAACACACACTGGTGACAGAGCGTACCACTGTTCTTTTGAGGGATGCAACAAGAGCTTTTATGTGTTGCAGCGACTTAACGTTCACATGCGAGTTCACACTGGCGAAAGACCCTATACTTGCAAAGTTGAAAACTGTAGGAAGTCCTTCACAACgcaaggaaatttgaaaaatcaCATGAGAATACACACTG GCGAGAGGCCCTACTCTTGTCCAGTGGAGGGGTGTGGTCGAACGTTTACCGAACACTCTAGCCTTCGAAAGCACAAGTTAATACATACTGGCGAGAAGCCATACATCTGCGAGATCTGTGGGAAGACATTCAGTCAAAGTGGAAGCCGTAATGCGCATCAGAAGAGACACACAGACGTCAACAAGGATATAAAGAACAGGAAGGCGCCAAGTAAACAGCTTCCGGCCTCTGTAATAGTGCAAGGAGATGAAAGAGGGCAACATGGAGAGATTCTGTCGCATATCGAGAACATTGATGAACAAG CTGGAGAAGACGAAGCGTCCATGACACCGCAAGCACTGGTGTATTCCCAAGATGACCATACCATCGTAACACAAGCCACTGGGGATCAGCTGGTGTTAGCTCAACCTATAGTGGCTAAGGAAGTATCGATAGAAACAACACCAATTCCCACCATGTCTCTTCTGGTACAGACGACTGATGATGCCATGACAACTGCAGATAGGCTCGCACAGGCAACTGCCGACGTTACGTCGCTCGCTGAAACAGTTGCAACTCAACAGGCTGTCATTCACACCATGCTTGATGGAGCGGCCATCATTCCCAcaaatggccaatcagaactgTCGGTTGTGGATCACGTGTTGCCAACCTCCAACGTAGAGCACATGATGCAAAGTGTTGTCAGCCAGCATATTCTTAGTGGGCACATACAAATACCACTCACTGAGGAACTGGAGGCAACGCAAGAGCAGGATGCCGGCACGGTGTCTCATCTGACAATAGACTTAACGGGTTTCATGCAACAAACACAGGAGGAAACTTCACAAAACTCTGACGTGGATATTGCAGCACAGAGCTGTTCCTAA
- the LOC137978944 gene encoding zinc finger protein 76-like isoform X2 produces the protein MDLSEDQGPLGNINSATFSASSEVLSEGTGSLMTCTSDDCTDVDAKQGLLYIQSETSAEDNQQTPVLVLPRHDSTNPSRMFQCDYAECGRTFTTAAHLRYHTRTHTGEKPYSCSHEGCGRNFTSSGYLRYHQCTHSGKKTFKCQHPGCDRVFAWPAHMKYHLKTHTGDRAYHCSFEGCNKSFYVLQRLNVHMRVHTGERPYTCKVENCRKSFTTQGNLKNHMRIHTGERPYSCPVEGCGRTFTEHSSLRKHKLIHTGEKPYICEICGKTFSQSGSRNAHQKRHTDVNKDIKNRKAPSKQLPASVIVQGDERGQHGEILSHIENIDEQAGEDEASMTPQALVYSQDDHTIVTQATGDQLVLAQPIVAKEVSIETTPIPTMSLLVQTTDDAMTTADRLAQATADVTSLAETVATQQAVIHTMLDGAAIIPTNGQSELSVVDHVLPTSNVEHMMQSVVSQHILSGHIQIPLTEELEATQEQDAGTVSHLTIDLTGFMQQTQEETSQNSDVDIAAQSCS, from the exons GTTTGTTGTATATTCAAAGTGAAACTTCTGCCGAGGATAATCAACAGACTCCAGTTCTTGTCTTGCCCAGACATGATTCTACAAA CCCATCAAGAATGTTCcagtgtgattatgcagaatgTGGCAGGACATTTACTACAGCAGCCCATCTGAGGTACCACACGCGCACGCACACTGGGGAAAAGCCTTACTCTTGTTCTCATGAGGGTTGTGGCCGAAATTTCACGTCGTCTGGTTATCTCCGTTATCACCAGTGTACTCACAGTGGAAAGAAAACCTTCAAATGTCAGCATCCTGGCTGCGATCGTGTGTTTGCATGGCCAGCACACATGAAATATCACCTGAAAACACACACTGGTGACAGAGCGTACCACTGTTCTTTTGAGGGATGCAACAAGAGCTTTTATGTGTTGCAGCGACTTAACGTTCACATGCGAGTTCACACTGGCGAAAGACCCTATACTTGCAAAGTTGAAAACTGTAGGAAGTCCTTCACAACgcaaggaaatttgaaaaatcaCATGAGAATACACACTG GCGAGAGGCCCTACTCTTGTCCAGTGGAGGGGTGTGGTCGAACGTTTACCGAACACTCTAGCCTTCGAAAGCACAAGTTAATACATACTGGCGAGAAGCCATACATCTGCGAGATCTGTGGGAAGACATTCAGTCAAAGTGGAAGCCGTAATGCGCATCAGAAGAGACACACAGACGTCAACAAGGATATAAAGAACAGGAAGGCGCCAAGTAAACAGCTTCCGGCCTCTGTAATAGTGCAAGGAGATGAAAGAGGGCAACATGGAGAGATTCTGTCGCATATCGAGAACATTGATGAACAAG CTGGAGAAGACGAAGCGTCCATGACACCGCAAGCACTGGTGTATTCCCAAGATGACCATACCATCGTAACACAAGCCACTGGGGATCAGCTGGTGTTAGCTCAACCTATAGTGGCTAAGGAAGTATCGATAGAAACAACACCAATTCCCACCATGTCTCTTCTGGTACAGACGACTGATGATGCCATGACAACTGCAGATAGGCTCGCACAGGCAACTGCCGACGTTACGTCGCTCGCTGAAACAGTTGCAACTCAACAGGCTGTCATTCACACCATGCTTGATGGAGCGGCCATCATTCCCAcaaatggccaatcagaactgTCGGTTGTGGATCACGTGTTGCCAACCTCCAACGTAGAGCACATGATGCAAAGTGTTGTCAGCCAGCATATTCTTAGTGGGCACATACAAATACCACTCACTGAGGAACTGGAGGCAACGCAAGAGCAGGATGCCGGCACGGTGTCTCATCTGACAATAGACTTAACGGGTTTCATGCAACAAACACAGGAGGAAACTTCACAAAACTCTGACGTGGATATTGCAGCACAGAGCTGTTCCTAA